The sequence below is a genomic window from Desulfopila inferna.
GCTCGACCAGCGTCGTTGTAGATCTAAAACGGCGATTTGTCGCACCACCTGTACAGCCCAACGGTACTGCCAAATCGCCGTTTCAGATACTGCGCCAGTATATCGGACTATCTTAAAGTCGGAGTTATGCACGTATGGGCGTTTATCGCATGTCCACCCCGGCAACTTCGACGACCTTTACAAAATCATCTCTTGTTGAAAAACATCTGATTTTATCCAAGTCGGAAATACCGACCAAGCGCTCAATCGTTTTTTTTATGATTCCCTTTAAAGCACCATTTGTCAATCAGTTTTTCGTTATACGGAACTGAAAATCTTCCTGAATTGATCACAACCCATCCTTCCTTTCTCACTACCATAACTATCCGATTGACTATCAAATACTTCCTCTCCTTTGCCACAAAATCTGCCAGAAAACAGGAACATGTTTCTCTTTTCAGGGTATTATGACAACACATCTGTTAACTATGGCTTATACATGCCATGAATAAGTTTGAAAACCAAAAAAATGCTTTGACAAAATCATCAATATACTTTTAAGTGGAACTAGATTCCGAGCGAGCGCTCGGTAGCTAACCAACACTGGAGGGCGACAACGCGCCCGGTACTCTAACCCGGTAAAACCGGGCTAGGCCTTTAAAAAAGAATTTCCTGCACCGGATGCGCAGAAATTTTTTCCATAAAGGTACCAAAAATTCCGAACAGGAGGGAGTCTCAAATGGGTATGGAAAGTCTGTATAAGGAAGTTATGGATATCAACATGATGGCAGATGACGACCGCAAGGATGATGCGGCCAAGGCTTTTTTTGAACGGCTCAACTTCATGGAACTTCCGGAATACTTTAACTGGGCGGAAGAAATATTCGAGGGCGTCCATGTCAAAGAACGCGGTGACAAACCGGCATTCATCTGGGCCGATATCCTCACCGAAGAAAACAAGACCTATTCCTATCGGCAATTCATGGCCAGAGGCAATCAGTGCCTGAACCATCTGCGTAAGTCCGGGGTGGACAAAGGCAACAATATGTACATGATGGTGCCGATCGTCCCGGAAACCTGGTTTGCCACCTATGCCTGTGTCAAGGGAGGACTCGTCGCCGTTCCAACTGCCACCACCATGACTCAGCGGGAAATGGAATTCCGCTTCGAGACCTATCCGCCGGACTGCATCATCGCCGCCGAAGTGTATACCGATCTGATCGATGCCGCCATCAAGACCAACGGCACCGAACCTAAGGTCAAAATCGTTCTCGGCAAAAAGGCTGGCTGGACCAGTTATACCGATCTCGAAGGAGAATCGGAAGAAGCAGAGGCCGCCAAAACAAAATCGAGCGATCTGCTTTTCTGTTTCTTCACTTCCGGTACTACCGGACTGCCCAAACGAGTCGGTCACACCGCCGTATCTTATCCTCTGGGACACCTGTCCACCTCCATTATGGCCGGTATCCGGACCGACGATATCCATCACAACCTGGGAGCGCCCGGCTGGGCCAAGTGGGCCTGGAGTTCCTTTTTCGGGCCGTTGAATGTCGGCGCCACCGCCACCGGATTCGATTTCACCACCCTTGACGGTGAAAAATATCTCAAGGCTATTTCCACCCATAAGATATCCACCTTCTGCGCTCCCCCTACCGCCTGGCGGATGTTCATCAATCTTGACACATCCCAGTTTGACCTCTCTAACCTGAGACAATCCATCGGCGCGGGAGAGCCCTTGAATCCTGAAGTAATTTCCCGATGGAAGAAACTGACTGGTAATGAGATCCGTGACTTCTACGGTCAGACGGAATCAACGGCAATGATCGGCAACCCCCCCTGGATGAAAGGTAAAATGCGCAGCGGCTCCTTCGGCTACCCCTCGTATATGTACGATGTCGCCCTGGTTGACGAGGAAGGCTTTGAAATCACTAAAGCCGATGAGGTCGGCCATATCGTGGTTAAACTCGATAAATGGCGGGCCATCGGACTTTTTACCGAATATATCGGCAGCCCTGAGAAAATGGGCGATGCCTTTCGTGGCAACTACTATTACACCGGAGACCGGGCATCCTACGATGAAGACGGCTACTGGTGGTTTGTGGGCAGAAGCGATGACGTTATCAAATCCTCGGACTTCAGAATCGGACCCTTCGAGGTGGAGAGCGCCCTTATGGAGCACGTTGCCGTTGCCGAAACCGCCGTGGTAGGTGTACCGGATCCCAAACGGCATCAACTCGTCAAGGGATATGTCATCCTCAAACAGGGTGTTGAACCCTCAAGAGAACTGGCTCTGGAACTCTTCCAGCACACCATCAATGTCCTGGCCAAATTCAAAATTCCGCGGATCATCGAGTTCGTTCCCGAGGTTCCCAAAACGCTGAGCGGCAAGATACGCCGTATCGAATTGCGGCAGCAGGAGGAAAAGAGGCAGCAGGATAAGTCTGGAGCGGTTGCCACCGAATTCTTCTACTGGGATTTCCCGGAACTCAGTTCAAGAAAAAATTGATAGCACGCGGCAGGGGCGCACTATACGCTCCTGCCGCCCTCTAATAAAATAAAACGATAAGTGCGACAGAGGCAGCCCGACAGGGACCGCTGAGTTGGCAACTTGCGGCCTGTGCAAGCACGCTGAAAAACACTTTTTTAAAGAATGCATGAAAAATTACCCGAAAAATACCCAAAGGGACTCTGCTGGAGATTGAACGATGAATTTTGAACTGACGGAAGAACAGAAACTTATCAAAGACATGGTACGCAGCTTTGCGGAGGCGGAGGTAGCTCCTTCCGCCCGGGCCAGGGATGAGGAAGAACGCTTTGACCGGGAACTGATGTTTACCCGACTTGCCGAACTTGGCCTGACCGGAATCGTTTTCCCCGAAAAGTATGGTGGTGCCGGTGCGGACTACATCAGCTACGCCATTGCAGTCGAGGAACTTTCCCGGGTCTGTGCCTCCACCGGAGTCACCCTTTCCGCACATCTGTCATTGTGCGCCAACCCTATCTATCTCTTCGGCAGCGAAGAACAGAAACAGAAATTCCTTGTTCCGCTGGCTACCGGTGAAAAAATGGGGGCCTTCGGTCTCACCGAGAACGCTGCAGGCTCCGATGCCGGCGGCACCAGAACCACGGCAGTTAGGGATGGTGACGAATGGATCCTCAACGGCAGTAAAACATTTATCACCAACGGCGGCGAAGCTGAAGTATATGTGGTGATGGCCAGAACGGACAAGAATGCCGAGAAGCATCATGGAATCAGCGCCTTTATCGTCGAAAAGGGCACACCCGGCTTTACCTTCGGTAAGAAGGAGGAAAAGATGGGGATTCGCAGTTCCCCGACCATGGAGCTTCTCTTTGAAAACTGTCGGATTCCACAGGAGAATCTTCTGGCCGAAGAAGGCCAGGGCTTCAAGGTGGCAATGAAAACCCTGGACGGCGGCAGAATCGGCATTGCCGCACAGGCCCTCGGAATTGCCCAGGGTGCGCTTGATGAGGCGGTAAATTATGCCAAGGAAAGAAAGCAGTTCGATACGCCGATTGCCCGTTTTCAAGGGGTCCAGTTTCAGCTTGCCGATATGGCCACGCAAATTAAGGCAGCCAGGCTGCTGGTTTATGATGCCGCTTACCGGGCCAGCGCGAAGCTTCCCTATTCTCAGGATTCGGCAATGGCCAAACTGATGGCAAGCGAGACAGCGATGCGGGTAACGACACAGGCCGTGCAGATTCTCGGGGGTTACGGCTACACCCGTGATTTCCCTGTGGAAAGGATGATGCGCGATGCCAAAATTACGGAAATCTACGAAGGGACCAGCGAGGTGCAGCGGATTGTCATAGGGTCGGCGTTAACCAGATAAACAGTCTCGTTAATAACATTACCAATATGTATTTTGCACAAAAGGAAAGTTGTAACTGGAGGAATCTATGAAAATTCTTGTCTGCATCAAACAGGTTCCGGATATGGAATCAAAATTTTCCCTGGACGGTACCTGGTACAGTACCGTCGATCTCGCCTGGCGAATGAACGAATATGATGAATTCGGGGTCGAGCAGGCGGTCTCTCTCAAAGAGCAGGTTAAGGATTGTGATATCACGGTCCTCTGTATCGGACCGACCAGGGTTAAGGAAACCATGAAAAAGGCGCTGGCAATGGGATGCGACCGCGGCGTACATATAGAAGACGATGATTCCGCCGGACGTGACCCTTTTACCATAGCATCAATAATCGCTGAATTTGCCCGGGATAAAGAA
It includes:
- a CDS encoding AMP-binding protein, with the protein product MGMESLYKEVMDINMMADDDRKDDAAKAFFERLNFMELPEYFNWAEEIFEGVHVKERGDKPAFIWADILTEENKTYSYRQFMARGNQCLNHLRKSGVDKGNNMYMMVPIVPETWFATYACVKGGLVAVPTATTMTQREMEFRFETYPPDCIIAAEVYTDLIDAAIKTNGTEPKVKIVLGKKAGWTSYTDLEGESEEAEAAKTKSSDLLFCFFTSGTTGLPKRVGHTAVSYPLGHLSTSIMAGIRTDDIHHNLGAPGWAKWAWSSFFGPLNVGATATGFDFTTLDGEKYLKAISTHKISTFCAPPTAWRMFINLDTSQFDLSNLRQSIGAGEPLNPEVISRWKKLTGNEIRDFYGQTESTAMIGNPPWMKGKMRSGSFGYPSYMYDVALVDEEGFEITKADEVGHIVVKLDKWRAIGLFTEYIGSPEKMGDAFRGNYYYTGDRASYDEDGYWWFVGRSDDVIKSSDFRIGPFEVESALMEHVAVAETAVVGVPDPKRHQLVKGYVILKQGVEPSRELALELFQHTINVLAKFKIPRIIEFVPEVPKTLSGKIRRIELRQQEEKRQQDKSGAVATEFFYWDFPELSSRKN
- a CDS encoding acyl-CoA dehydrogenase, giving the protein MNFELTEEQKLIKDMVRSFAEAEVAPSARARDEEERFDRELMFTRLAELGLTGIVFPEKYGGAGADYISYAIAVEELSRVCASTGVTLSAHLSLCANPIYLFGSEEQKQKFLVPLATGEKMGAFGLTENAAGSDAGGTRTTAVRDGDEWILNGSKTFITNGGEAEVYVVMARTDKNAEKHHGISAFIVEKGTPGFTFGKKEEKMGIRSSPTMELLFENCRIPQENLLAEEGQGFKVAMKTLDGGRIGIAAQALGIAQGALDEAVNYAKERKQFDTPIARFQGVQFQLADMATQIKAARLLVYDAAYRASAKLPYSQDSAMAKLMASETAMRVTTQAVQILGGYGYTRDFPVERMMRDAKITEIYEGTSEVQRIVIGSALTR